In the genome of Mastomys coucha isolate ucsf_1 unplaced genomic scaffold, UCSF_Mcou_1 pScaffold21, whole genome shotgun sequence, the window TGGAATCCCTGATTCCAACCCGTTTCCTCAGGGACTGAATTCAAGCCATGTGCCTGGATTATTCAGGGCCAATGTCTCTGCTGGGGGACAGTATCTCAGCCCTGATGTCACCTCCTCTAAGATCCCTCCTTCCAGAGTGTCTCTTGATGGTTTAGATTCTCAAGATCCTACCCAAGACTCTGAGCCTTCCTTCTCTGTCAAGACTCCAGCTTCACATATATCAGTTCAAGCTCCAGATAGCAAAGTTCCTACCAAGGCTTCAGGTTCAAAGCTGTCCCTGGAGCATCACAATCTTGAACTGTCTGTCCAGAACCCTGGATCCAAAATTTCTTCGGAGATTCACCAGGCTGCAAGCTTCCCTCAGCAAGTGGGGGGACCCCTGGCTGTGCTAGTGGGAACCACCATTCGGCTCCCCTTGACTCCAGTCCCCAGCTCCCGTCCTCCTGCTCCTTTGGTGGTCTGGCGCCGAGGTTCCAAGGTATTGGCTGCTGGGGGTCTGGGGTCACAGGCTCCACTAATCAGTCTGGATCCCATGCATCAAGCCCGCCTGAGATTTGACCAGATTCGAGGGGGTCTGGAACTCACCTCTGCCCGGCTGGATGATGCAGGGGTGTACACCGTTGAGGTCATCAGGGGAGGAGTCTCCCAGCAGATTCGGGAGTTCGTGGTGGGTGTGTATGGTAAGTGGGCTCCGAGGTCCAGAGTGCAGGCTGCGAGTGCCTGCTCTCCTCTGGGAGAGACCTCTGGGCAAGTCTGTGTTGTGTGAATAAGCTTCCTTCCCAGAAGAGCAAAGACAGGGACCAGGCCCCACCTTGTCTGACGGAGGAGATCTACCTCTGTACTCTTAGGTCTGAGAGAGGGCTGGACCTCACTCAGGTGTAAGGGAGGAAGGCTAGGGTTTGAATCCGTGGGACTGAGGGAATTAAGACGGGGGTTTGGACTCGGGTCTGAAGGAGGAGGATTGAAGTCTGAACCCCTGGGTTTGAGGGAAGAGGAGTATGTCTGGACTGCAGAGTCTGAAGTCCTGGGACTAATGGAATAAGATTGGGGTTGGGACATTTAAGTTTGAGGGCTGAGGTATGCACCTCTGGGTCcaagggaggagggctggggtcTGTATCCCTGGATCAGAGGGAGAAGGACTGAGGACTCTGATTCTGGGTacagtgagaggagagaggaaggactaaggaggcagagacttGTGGCCCAGGGAGGGAGTTCTGGCGTATGGGCTCTCCGACTCATCAAAGACTGCCCTCTATCTCCAGAACCCTTACCCCAGTTGTCAGTACATCCCAGGGCGCCAGAGACAGAAGAAGGGGCAGCAGAGCTGCGGTTAAGCTGCGTGGGCTGGAACCCAGGCAGTGGGGAGCTGAGCTGGAGTAGAGACGGTCGTGCCCTGGAAACCTCAGACCCTGAAGGTGCAGAGCCACCTCGTATCCACGCAGAACGGGACCAGCTGCTCATCTCACGTCCGGTACGCGGAGACCACGCCCGGTACACTTGCCAGGTCCGAAGCCCCTTTGGCCACACCGAAGCTGCAGCTGACGTCAGTGTTTTCTGTGAGTAGGGGAAGGTCACCTGAGGATTCGAGTCTTGAGTCTAGGGGTTCGGGGGAGAAGTGGGCCCAATGTCTGTGAGTTCTTTACAGTCCAACCCCCTTATTTTGTCCCCCATCCCAAGACGGCCCGGATACTCCTGTCATTAGGGTCTCCTCGGACCGCGACGCCAGTCCTGCACTCTACGTCACTGCGGGCAGCAATGTGACCTTGTATTGCTCGGCCCCCTCGCGACCGCCTGCGGACATCGCGTGGAGTCTGGCGGACCCCACAGAAGCCGCAGTGCCTGAGGGGCCTCGCCTCCTGCTGCCCACTGTGGGGCCAGGCCATGCGGGCGCTTACGCCTGCATCGCTGCGAACTCCCGCACTCGCCGCCGCCAGCGTTCAGTGTTCAACCTCACTGTGGCCGGTAAGAGCCATTCACTGGAAGAGGGAAAGCACGTGGAGCTGTGGGTGTCAGCAAAGGGAAGAGACAGCAAGGGGGCGTGCCCTTCAGGGAGGGAGGAGCCAATAAGGAGGAGCTGGGGCAGCCACCCGTGGGCGTGGCTGCTGGAGGAGAAGCCGAGCTATCTAAGAAGAATAGGGAAATAGCTGCTGATGGACTCGGCTTCCAGGAAAGGGAGGGGCTAGCAAACAGTTTCTAAGAACACTTCAAGTAAGCAAGGCCACCAGGGAAAGAGTGAAACTAGCAAGGAAGGTACAGGGACCTTCATAGGTGAGGTGGGACATCATCGTCAGGGCGGAGCGGAGGCGTAATTATAGGGCGGGACAAGGGGCGGGTCTAGCCTGGAGGAGGGAGGACAATTTAGGTGGGCGTGTACTGTAGGAGGAGGGATATCTGAGGGTAGAACACGCCCCAACTGCTAATGGGCGGGGCAAGCCAAGTCCCGTGCACAGGGCGGGACCGATGGGTTTGCAGATTGCGGGTTGAAGGGCTGAAGGTGTCAAGAAGATGGGGAAGAACCAGCAAGAGGCGAGGATGGGCGGTCCTCGGAAAGGGTTCTCAATCAGGGAGCAGCAGAGTTAAATGGCAGAGCGAGTTTTGAAAGAGAAAGGACTAGTCAGCCTCCTAGGCTAGTAAGTAGGATCAGTgagagtggaagggagggagtCACCAAGAGGCCACTCCTCGCGGGAGGGTGGAGCTATCTAGGAAAAGAGGCGGAGAGAAACCTGGAGGAGGAGTGGAGCAGCCCTTGTAGAGGCAGGATAGGGGAAGATGGAAGGGCTAAGGCTGGATGGTCTTTCATCGTGGCAGATCTGCCCCCCGGAGCCCCACAATGCTCAGTGGAAGGAGGTCCTGTGGACCGCAGCCTCCGCTTTCGCTGCTCCTGGCCTGGCGGGGTCCCTGCCGCCTCCCTGCAGTTCCAGGGACTCCCCGAAGGCATTCGTGCGGGACCAGTGCCATCTACGCTCCTGGTGACTGTCCCCGCCCGCCCGGAGCTCAGCGGCGTCGCTGTCACCTGCCTGGCACGCCACCTGGTGGCCACGCGCACCTGCACGATCATCCCGGGTGAGAGAGGGGGCTGGACCTCCTTACTATCTGTAAGGGAAGTGGGTGACTTTTTCTTTGGTCCTTTGCTGTGTACTTTACTCATTTTAGGGAAGCCAAACTTAACTTTCTTTGGgcattggttttctccttccatcatgtaagTCTCAGGGCgggaactcaggtcgtcaggcttggtggcaattgCCTTTATCCGCTGAGTTACCTCCGGAAACCTCAGACTTCACTTTCTTTGAACGTGGAGCAGAAACAAGTTTTTGTCCTCCACTTCTGGGTGGGAAGCCAGCAGGAACAGAGTGTTTCTTTCCAAACCCCTGGTCAGAAAGAGGACTGTCATCTTccaggtagagaaagagaagggggggggagaggggggaggggcgagagagagggagagagatgaatAGCTAGCTAATGATAATGAGTTTCCCAGCCTAAAGTCCTATGACATGTGTTCAAAAACTGTGTACTGAGGAAgtcagagaatgaatgaatggggtGAGATGCTCAGTGGGGAAAGCCTGATGGCCTaggcttgatccccagaaccatggTAGTGAAAGGCTTAGAACCAACTCCCAGTAACCGACTCCTATGTCCTCTGATCACCGCATACTTTCAgtggcagatacacacacagtaaataaatgtttaaaaaaaactgtcaagaaaatgaatgaatgaatggacagaTCTTCATCTGGTCACAGAGGAGGGGGCATTTGCTACCTTTGGCCTTAACAAAGGACTCAGGACTTGGCTGTTCACATACAATAAGGCCTTGTTTCTCTTAACTGGACTTCTCCCACCAACAGAAGCCCCCCAGGAAGTGCTGCTCCAGCCAATAGTAGAGGAGACACAGCCAGGGGATGTGGTGGTGGCACTGGAGGTCACTGGCTGTCCCCCACCTTCAAGAGCATCCTGGGCCCGGCAAGGACGACCCCTGGCTCCGCGTGGTGGGGGTCGACTACGGCTTAGCCAGGATGGCCGGAGGCTCCTCATCAGCAACTTCAGCCTGGATTGGGACCTGGGGGATTATTCTGTGCTGTGCAGCAGTGCACTGGGGACTGGAGGCAACCAGATCACCCTTATGGGTAAGCTCCACCCAAACCAAGAACACAGATGTTCAGAAACCAGTCCTCTTCCCTCAGACCCAGGTGTCCAGGCTCCAATCACCCTGTGTCAAGTCAAGGGGTCCAGAGGTTCAGACCCAGGCCCCTTCCCTCAGATCCAGGTATCCAAGCATCCTTTCCCAGATCCAGGGGTCCAGATCACAACCTTTCTCCTTCAgacccatccctcctccctgtctctcatcAGATCTTCAGCatctaccttctttctttcccagggCCCTCCATTTCCTCCTGGAGGCTGCAGAGAGCCCAGGAAGCTGCAGTGCTCACCTGGGATGTAGAGCGAGGTACCCTCCTCACTGGCTTTCACATCCAGGCATGGACAGACAGCTCTGATGTGGACAGAGTCACCATGAGTAGGGACTGGGTCTCCCTGCTCATTCTGGGCCCTCAGGAACGGTCAgccatagtgccactccctcctCGGAACCCCGGGACCTGGACTTTTCGCATCTTGCCCATCTTGGGGTCTCTGCCAGGGACCCCATCCCAAAGCCAAGTCTACCAGGCAGGTAAGTTGAGTCGTAGTGCCTTGTCCTGCGTTTCTCATCTGACCATCCATTCTTAGTCTTTTCCATCAGACCCTAGTCTTGTGGGGGCTTCTGTGACAGAGTCCCCGCACCTAgttgtcttaaaacaacaaaaatctattcTCTTATATCTctttccaaattttatttatttgattattagtTTATTTACGTGTGGATGTACATGAGtcatgatgtgtgtatatggagtTCAGAGAAAAACTCGAGAGAGTTAGTTCTCCCCTTTTGTCATGAGAGTCCCAGGGATTTAACTCAGACTTAATGAGTCTTCTCAGGAAGGACGAGTTGGGGGCTTAGACAAATGTCAGAGCATCCCTGGGTCCTGTTCCCTGCATTCCTTTGGTGTGTGTCTTCCAGGCTCTGCCCTGAGTTCAGGGGCCATTGCTGGCATCGTCCTTGGCTCCCTGTTGGGCTTGGCGCTGCTGGCTGGCCTTCTCATCCTGTGTGTCTGCTGCCTGAGGCGTTTCCCAGGTGAGTGAGGGACCAGGGAAGAGGCAACTGGGGCCAACTGGGAGCTTCCCTAGGCAAAAGCTGAGCCATGGCCTAGCCACATCATCAGTGCATTAAATAATAGTCCCACCTCCCTGCCACCCTCTGAGGCCAGCTTCTCTGCCTGTTGATGAGAGCAGCATGTTGGAACAATCCTGTTTCCTGTCCTTCTCTTATAGGAAGGActtctctgaaaaagcagcacTCCCTGGCCTTGGCTCCTGTGCTCTCCCCACCAGCAAAAAAGATGCAGAGTTTGACTCCAATGCAAACCCCACGGTCTCTTCCCATCAAAACCCAGATGCAGAACCCCCACCCAGCCAAGGCCCAACAAGTGAGTGTGGGTGTCGTTGCCTCCCACTGTGAGGGACAAGTAGCTTCTGGAGAGAAAGGAGTATTCTAATGTTCCTAAAGTCTTTCTCCTAGTTTTTCTTCATGTCTTATCCAAGTGTCCtaattagggttactattgctgtgatgaaacaccatgaccaaagcaacttggagaggaaagggtttatttggcttatactttcacatcACAGTTCCTCAtcaaggaagtcaggagaggaactcaaacagggcaggagctgaagccacggagggatgctgcttaccggcttgctcagcttgctttcttagagaacacCAGCCTAGTGGTAgacccacccacaatggactgggccctcccatagTAAGTACTAATTATGAAATTGCCCTACAGGCATGCTTGCAGCCCTAGCTGATGAAaagattttctcaattgaggctcccatCTCTCAGACagctctagcctgtgtcaagttggcataaaactagccagcacacaaaGGTCAATAAAACTTACTTTACTTATGTATCGTTTGATTGTTTGACAACAGGACCTTACTGTGTATCATAGGTATATGACTAaagatcctccttcctctacctcttatGTTCAGTAGACATCACATTTGGCTTATGTGCATCTGAGGATGGGACCTGGGACCTGTATATTCTGGGCAAATACTTTACTAACTGAGCAACAGCCCCTGCCCCtcatgctttgtttgttttggatacCAGTAGTTGGACTTCTTGCCCTTCTCTTATGTGTATGAAAAGAATAATACATTCCAATTTCTCTTCCCAAGGAGAGTGAGATGTGACTTCTGTTTCCTATAGACTTGCATTTTTAAACTCTGAGGTGGATGGAATTTTCTTGTTAGCCTATAAAAGTTGAGCTGTTGGATGTCTTAGTCCCCCAGGGGTGACTGAACAGTTTTTCACTGGTACACAGAAGGTCCACACCTGTAATCATAGCgcttgggaggctaaagcaggaggatcactgcaaattcaaggtcaccccGGGTGTTATAAcaggactctgtctcagaaaggcaaaacaaaaaacaaacaaacacaaaaacaaataagaaagagagaaagggaaaaagaaggggtagaggaggaggaggagaagaaacacaGCTAGTTTCCTgtaagagttatttttattttatgtgtgaaagtgtttagcctgcatgtatgACTATGCACTGCAAGCATGTAATGTTCTCAgcggtcagaagagggcatcagatcccccagactggaattacagacagttgtgaactgccgcATAGATACTGGGAATTGGACTCGAGTCCTCAgtaagagcaatatgtgctcttaaccactaagccatctctcatgCCCCTCAGTTAGTTCCGAAAGGCTCAGGCTGTAGACGGAAGGTTAAGTGGGTATGTCATTTTGTGCCCAGGATACTCCCTGAAGTCACCTCCTACCTTTCCTCTTTTCCAGGTCATCAGCCCCAGTCCAACTCTCAGTCCAGGTGGCAGCCCATGGACTGTTCGGACAGCCACCCAGGTGTGACAAAAGCCAGTGGCCCACTCTTTATGAAGTGTTTTGGGGTACAGCATCCTGCTTTGGCCCAGCAGTATGGAGCTTCCTGTGCCTGAGGACTAGATCCTAAGAGTGGGACTTCCTGTTTCCCTCTTGTGTCAGAAGACACAAATTGTCCTTTTGCATCTAAGGACACCAATGTGACTTTGGGACTAAGAGACTCACCTGCAGACAGGTGAATGTGGTTGGCACAAATTCAGAAGCCTCATGTAGGGCTTGCTGTTGAGTTCCAAGCTGGAAGGGGAGCCTGGCCACAGTGTCTGCAAAGGTCTGCTACCTTCTCCTGCCCCCAGGCCACATCCCCTCAGCCTCCAGAGACTCTCATCCATCGTCCAGTACATCAGATCTTGCATGTATCCCATATCCcgctccctcccccatctcttgaTTTCCCTTTTGCTGTTTTATTTGACTCAGaatctcttgtagcccaggctagcttcagactcCATAGATAGCCCAGACTAGCCCTGAGCTAGTgtctctcctgccccagcctcccaagtgctggaattcagGCAAGAGccacctgtttctttttttcctcctgtttgtttgtttgtttgttttggggaaaGGATCCCAATAACACAGACCTTGCCGACCTCACACTtttcagtctcctgcctcagctttctgggaGCTGAGATGACAGCCATGTACACCATGACTACTCAGTATCCCCTCTAAAATTTTCTGTAGGCTGTACACAGTATTTAGACATCCTTCAATCTGTGTATGTTAACCTTTGGGCCCTGTGGTTTGGCCTCTGTCAACCCCTGTGGCTTCTCTTCCATAAAGCCTTCtgccaaccacacacacataccctccaGCCATTTGTCCCTAGAGTTTACTCTGCCTGGACACTTCTCTTTCCCATGCCATTGATTTATCAAGGCTTGAAGTAGCCATTACCATCAGgacttccccccacccaccccaggcCCCAGCTTCACTCTCATCCTGTGAGTGTATAATGACTGATATCGATAACTTTCCCTCTCGGAACTGAGAGCTCAGCGAGGCACACACCATACTTATCCCAGCAGAAGCAGAGCCTGGCATACAGCAGGCACTCAGTAAATACTCGTGGATTGGTGAGATGTGCTAGTGCCTGCGAAGGGCTACTAGTGTTGCTCCTATCTGTGACAAGATATAGCTTCCTTTCTCAGCAAGAGTTCTCGTGGGAAATGTAGAGTTACAACAGTGAGGATTCGTATGGCTGCAATCAACAGACACCAGGCATCCTAGTAGTACAGAGTAATAcaagcacttgggaagttgaggtaggaagatcacatGCTTAAGGCCAGTGTCTCACAgggagacctgtctcaaaacattaaGGATATGTTTCCAtagtagagcgcttgcctagaaTCTACCAGTGAGGAGGtgaaggtgtggctcagtggtagagcctctgcctagaatctcacagtgagggactgggggcgtggctcagtggtagagctccagcctagaatcccccagtgaggggctgggggcgtggctcagtggtagagcccctgcctagaatcccccagggaggggctgggggcatggctcagtggtagagcccctgcctagaatcttcTAGTGAGGGACtggggggcatggctcagtggtagagcagctgcctagaatctcccagtgaggggttgggaggtggctcagtggtagagcccctgcctagaatctcacagtgaggggctgggggcatggttcagtggtagagcccctgcctagaatcccccagtgaggggctggggtgtggctcagtggtagagcccctgcctagaatctcacAGTGTGGGCTTATACTGGGCTCAATCCCTAGTATTAGATATACAAAAGGGGAGAAAAATCaagattttgtgtctttttttatcACTGCCAACAGAGAAAGCCTGACACGTTAGCGTATATAAACACAGGTTTTATTGCttgtgtgtgggagagagggtTTCAGGTAGATTTTGATACAGCTGCTCTAAAGATGCATTCTAGATTGATTCTCAAGCCCTGCCCCTCGCCTTTTTCTGCATTGCTGTCATTCTCTCAAGCATAGGTTGGCCTCTTTCTCATTGCTACCTGTTTAGCCCTCCCCACTGCACAGAACAGATAGAGCTACTCTGCATCCTTAGAGTGTGAGACTGAGCCCCCTTGACCAGCCAATTGGAATCCACTTCCCAAAtaggcagaggtaggaagggcGCTAGGGAATTTCTATCAAAAGACCACACCTCCTTTGCCCAAATGACATTGACTTCCACAGGCGGGGACTTTGGAAAAAGGCGTTTATTGGTGTGGTGGTCTCAACACTCCCCATGAATCGGAACACACGGCCCCCAGGGCCCCCCTCCCACCACCCCTTatagccctccccctccccaccccatcccggACCCTGGGAATGGAAGACAATGTGGGATGGGGCCCACGCCCCCGTCTGAGGTACAGTCACTGCCCCTtgcctccctgcccctctctgcccTCATCTTCACTGGGCTCTGAGTGGTGTGGGTTTTGGGTGTGTGGTTACTGAATTTAGGGCTGGTGGCATGGTGCCTCTGCCTGGGCTCAGgatgtctgtgtgtctcctctctcccAACTCTGTGAGGCCTGATGTGTACCCATACACAGAACCTGTCAGCTTCCTGTGTGGATGACAGTGGCCCACTCTGGGGGAACTGCTGCTAGTCACAGACTCTGGGGCAGGTGAAGCCAGGAGCTATTGCTGGTCAGTcgctggtgtgcatgtgtgcgtgcatgtgtgcatgtgtgtgcatgtgtttgtgtgtgcatgagcgtgcatgtatgcatgctgtgtgtgtgtgtgtgtgtgtgtgtgtgtgtgtgtgtgtgtggtcacagcAGCCTTTGGAGGTATTATGGGTTGAGAGGCCAGGGACCAGGTTGCCAGGGAGCCCACACTTATGGGCCAGCTGCTGGGGCCCAAGGGCGTCTGGAGGGTGCCACTGTGGCCAAGGAGAGTCTGGGGGTATGGGTGGGGCAAAGCACTGAGACAGACAGGTGACAAGTGCCACTAGCCTATCAATTGAATGGAAGCACCGATTGGCCCGGGAAGAGGGCCAGAAAGttcaggggagggaaggggagaggaggggagggatagGGCAAGGGAGGTTTCAGGCCACTGAGCCAGTGATGGAGCCTCTGGCTGTAGGCAACTGGTGATAGAGCCGGGTGAAACAGCCTTCATGGAGATCCCCACCTATTCAAAAAGGCTGAGTGACACCTGACACCCACCCTACCTACCCcttcaaagggaggagaggagtagGTGTTCATGCATATACAGAAGGTGGAAAGCTGGCAATCTTGTCAAAGCTTCCACCATGAAGCCCCCATACCTACCTCCAGCCAAAGGAAGAGAGGCAGCAGGAATGGGCTAGGGGCCATGGGGGAGTTAGTGCCAGAGAGGGGGGCCTCCTGGTTCCCTCCCCagcacaccttcacacacaccacacacacacacacacacacacacacacacacacacacacacgagccaGTTGACAGCCTGAGCTAAGAGAGGGGTGTGGGGTGGCTGGGGGTGGGTCACAATTGGAAACGTGAACGGGTGGCGAGAATGGCTGTAGAAAGATGCATAATTTTGCGTTATCCCTCACAGTGATGGGTTCTCTAAAagaccttcctcctcttctttcttcctctgtggttaagagctcttctgTCCCCCTGGAGACCCATGGCGCTTGCTCACCCCCTTTCTCTCGCTCCTGGCCTGAGGCCCCCTGCAGGGGGTGGTGCTCTGTACTGGATGGCACCTACATTCTCCACCACAGCCAGCTCAGGGCAGAGAGGAGGGTCAGGGGCCCAGGGGGCCTTGGGGCTGAGTTCTCCAGGGATCCTGGgcctggggaaagaaaaaaatggtcacAGGGGATGCTGGGACGATGGGGAGGCCCTTCAGGTCTCTCTCCTAGGTGCCTCCTCTCCCGTTAGCCTTTGAGGGTCTCTGTGATCAGGACTCTCTGGGGCGATGGGGAGACCCTTCAGGTCTCTCTCCTAGGTGCCTCCTCTCCCGTTAGCCTTTGAGGGTC includes:
- the Vsig10l gene encoding V-set and immunoglobulin domain-containing protein 10-like, producing the protein MGLSWALLPFLLLAFRAGLLALQPASGSQRPSASSSHSLGSSQGFISSISSSQPPSWNFSDQPPRSEASAGIPDSNPFPQGLNSSHVPGLFRANVSAGGQYLSPDVTSSKIPPSRVSLDGLDSQDPTQDSEPSFSVKTPASHISVQAPDSKVPTKASGSKLSLEHHNLELSVQNPGSKISSEIHQAASFPQQVGGPLAVLVGTTIRLPLTPVPSSRPPAPLVVWRRGSKVLAAGGLGSQAPLISLDPMHQARLRFDQIRGGLELTSARLDDAGVYTVEVIRGGVSQQIREFVVGVYEPLPQLSVHPRAPETEEGAAELRLSCVGWNPGSGELSWSRDGRALETSDPEGAEPPRIHAERDQLLISRPVRGDHARYTCQVRSPFGHTEAAADVSVFYGPDTPVIRVSSDRDASPALYVTAGSNVTLYCSAPSRPPADIAWSLADPTEAAVPEGPRLLLPTVGPGHAGAYACIAANSRTRRRQRSVFNLTVADLPPGAPQCSVEGGPVDRSLRFRCSWPGGVPAASLQFQGLPEGIRAGPVPSTLLVTVPARPELSGVAVTCLARHLVATRTCTIIPEAPQEVLLQPIVEETQPGDVVVALEVTGCPPPSRASWARQGRPLAPRGGGRLRLSQDGRRLLISNFSLDWDLGDYSVLCSSALGTGGNQITLMGPSISSWRLQRAQEAAVLTWDVERGTLLTGFHIQAWTDSSDVDRVTMSRDWVSLLILGPQERSAIVPLPPRNPGTWTFRILPILGSLPGTPSQSQVYQAGSALSSGAIAGIVLGSLLGLALLAGLLILCVCCLRRFPGRTSLKKQHSLALAPVLSPPAKKMQSLTPMQTPRSLPIKTQMQNPHPAKAQQVISPSPTLSPGGSPWTVRTATQV